Genomic DNA from Elusimicrobia bacterium HGW-Elusimicrobia-1:
AATATAAATGATCTTCGCAATGCAAACGATCAAGATTGGGCTTTCGTAGTCCGCTTTTACTTCTTATACGGACTGCATAATATATGTTAGGCGTATCAAGGAGCCAGTGTGCCGAACACCAGAGCTGAAGCCTTGCGTGAGATACTTGACGATCTTGCAGCCTTTGAACTTGACCTAAACGCCTACTACGGCGATGCCGAACCCCAAGGCGTTTACGACAGCGTTCTCTCGGGCAAGATCAACAGCCTGCGCGCGTTCTGCCAAACACTGGGCTGGTCCGAACTTGTGGCCCATATGCAAGGTATGACACCGCTTCAATGTAACGCCGTTGAGTCCTTGGGCCGTATCAAGGGGTTCGTCATTCCAGAGGCACGCAGACTGCTCGCGGTATCCGACATTGAGAGCCCGCCTAGCCCAACACAGTGGTTCTGGCAGTTCGTGCATCCAAGAATATGCGCTCTCGCGCGTCCACGATATGAGGCCGGGTTCTTCGGCGACGCAGTCGAAGCGTCGTTCAAGGAGGTCAATGACGCCGTGAAGCGCATTGTCCGCGAGTCCGATGGACGAGAGTTGGACGGCGCCAGTCTAATGAGCACAGCCTTCTCGCCACAGAATCCGGTCATTCGCCTTACGGAGCTATTGACCGAGACGGACCGCGGCATCCAACAGGGATACATGCAGATAATGGCCGGGTCCATGACGGGCATCCGCAATCCGAAGGCTCACGAAAACCTGAATCCAGATAGCTCGAAGGCGTTACATATGATCTGCTTGGCAAGTCTGCTCATGCACAAGATTGACGAACGCATCTGAGGGCGTGCCAAGTGAAAGATACGCCTAACCCTTCCATCGAGCGGACAGCCCGCGGCAAGCCGCGGTCTGCCGCTCATGTCAAACGTTCGGGATACTAATAATGAAAAGAATTCTGTTGTCTATCTTGCTCATCGGTGTCGCAACCCCATGTTTTGCCAAGGCGTACTATGCTGGAAAGAAGGAGATGATACAGAAAGCCGAAGTCATTGCCATCGTCAATATCACAAAGGTACAAGAGACAGAAAAGAAGGGGAATCACTGGACATACCGCCAGAAAGTATTAGGCACCGTGGAGCGTTGCCTGAAGGGGAATGCAAAAGGAGAGATCGAAATCTACGGGATGGAAACTTTCATCTGTGCCCAGTGTCGTTATGAGGCGGGACGATTCATCCTCTTCCTCCGGAGGGAAAAAGGGTTCTGGGTGGGCTCTAACTGGCATCTTGGTATTCGCTCAATTGCAAAAGATCAGGTTCAGTGGTTCAAGGGTGGTGAGAACCGTTTCGAGATGATGGGAACGCCTCTTGCTGACGTCGTTGACGAAATTGGCGCTGTCGTGAAAGAGCAGAAAAAGGGAACGCCTAACAAACCGGATGCAGGCGACGGCAAATAGCCGCGCCTGATCCGCAACGTTAGTCTCGGGAAAAATATGAAACTGAACCCCGGTCACTTTATGCTTGCCGTCATTACGGCGATGTTTATAGCCGTAAACGCCAAAGCGGATCTTGAAGAACTTGATCCCGATGTGCAAGATAGACAACTTGCCATGGCCGAGGAGTTGTACATTAAAAAAGACGTAAATGGCCTGCTAAAACTCCTTAGAGATTCACACCTCTTCATCAAGACGGATGTTGCACTCAAGTTGGGACGACTTGGTGCAAGAGAATCCTTGGCGAACCTTCGGGAATACGACGAACACTACTCTCGCTTTGCATGTATGCCATCCGGCGAGTTTGGCGTCGCAATCATTCTCATTGAAAATAAAACTCCGGACAGCCAAAAGAAAGCCCTGCTTGCCATCGCCACGGAAACTGGTAACAAGACAAAGCACACACACAGCGTTATCAACGCAGCAGGAAGAGAACTCAGCAGGTTCGAGGGCGATGATGTTATTAGCGCATTAGCGGATGTCAATACATATGGTGCTCAACATACAGTGCTTACGCTTCAATGCAAAAAGTTATCTACGTCAGATGCCATTGCAAAATGCATTACTGTCTTGGAAACTCACCAGACCCCACAGAAAGCCGAAGCTGCTCAATATCTTCTTGCAACTTTTGGCAGCAAAGCAGAATTGCCAGTCCAAGCACTGAAGGCCCGAATGGAAAAGAAAATAAACCCCACGGATCCGACTTTCACAATACCCAAGACGATAATAAATCGTTGCAATCGTATTCTGGAAAAGATTAAAGAGAAAGAATAGGTTAACCAATTACTGCACCCGAGCAAAATCGCAAGCGGTTTGGACAGGCGAGTTCTATCGTTAGTAACTCCAATGGAAACGAAGACACAAGCTTTGAATCGGCTATTCACTAGATGGATACGGACCTATCCGCAAACGGCCCACGACGGATTTCATCGAGATGGAATTATTGCCGAGAGGGAGTTCGCACGGCAACCTAACCGTATCCTTTTCGTTCTTGCCGAACCCAATAGCACCGGCGGTCGCTTCGTTCGTTATCGAGGCGCTGATCTTCGAAAAGTCTTTGGGGAGGAAAAACTTAACAAACCCTTAACACGGAATCTTGGGCTTTGGACTCAAATGCTTCTGGATGGCTCATCAAGATATCACGTCTTGAGCCCCAGCAAGTCGCAGGTTCAAATTCGGCGGATCGCGATAATGAATCTTAAGAAATTTAGCGGTTCAGGCAAGGCGGATTATGCTGGCATTGGCCTTCATGCTTGGCATGATCGTGCTTTCATTCGGCGACAGGTTGCCATAATTTCTCCGAACCTTATCATAACTTGCGGCGAGAGAATTCATAAGGTTTTCGGTGCTGTAATGCATGATAATCGGTTCTGGTCAACTGAAACCAGTTGGAAATGGAACGTGGCGCCAGTTGAGAATGTTCAACATCCAGCGACGCGCGGTAGAAATACTCTCCCAGCATTTCGTCGTTTACGCGAAATCGCCCGCAAAAATCGGGTGC
This window encodes:
- a CDS encoding TIGR02391 family protein, which gives rise to MPNTRAEALREILDDLAAFELDLNAYYGDAEPQGVYDSVLSGKINSLRAFCQTLGWSELVAHMQGMTPLQCNAVESLGRIKGFVIPEARRLLAVSDIESPPSPTQWFWQFVHPRICALARPRYEAGFFGDAVEASFKEVNDAVKRIVRESDGRELDGASLMSTAFSPQNPVIRLTELLTETDRGIQQGYMQIMAGSMTGIRNPKAHENLNPDSSKALHMICLASLLMHKIDERI